The following are from one region of the Litorilinea aerophila genome:
- a CDS encoding Gfo/Idh/MocA family protein, with product MTHQIGIGVIGMGWMGMVHSRAYRQVADRFYESGIRPRLVICADEAEERTRRAQETLGFEQVTTDWREVVEHPAVQVVNIAAPNYLHLEMVRAAAAAGKHIFCEKPVGRTPEETAEIEYLARKAGVLSFVGFNYRWAPMVQYTHQLIQEGQLGRLTHYRGRFFSMYGSNPYGLLTWRFDREQAGLGVLGDIMSHVVDMAHMLAGPIRRVVSRRHTFITERPLPRPAAGGTHFAVGQPDDPKGPVTNEDYVSALVEFENGAQGTLESCRVIFGPKCEMAFELNGTRGAARWNFERMNELELYLPEGTQAHDGYTRLLAGPGFPFHGRFNPGDGIGIGYEDLKAIEAYQFLQAVVEGTPRPPGFREALQLASVQAAMVRSWESGTWEEVVSLERQEPA from the coding sequence ATGACACATCAGATCGGCATCGGCGTCATCGGCATGGGCTGGATGGGCATGGTCCACAGCCGGGCCTACCGTCAGGTGGCGGACCGTTTCTACGAGAGCGGCATTCGGCCCCGGCTGGTCATCTGTGCCGATGAAGCGGAAGAGCGGACCCGCCGGGCCCAGGAGACCCTGGGCTTCGAACAGGTCACCACCGACTGGCGGGAAGTGGTGGAGCACCCCGCGGTCCAGGTGGTCAACATCGCCGCGCCCAACTACCTCCACCTGGAGATGGTGCGGGCCGCCGCGGCCGCCGGCAAACACATCTTCTGCGAGAAACCGGTAGGCCGTACGCCGGAAGAAACGGCCGAGATCGAGTATCTGGCCCGGAAGGCCGGCGTGCTCAGCTTTGTGGGCTTCAACTACCGCTGGGCGCCCATGGTCCAGTACACCCACCAGCTCATCCAGGAGGGGCAGCTGGGCCGGCTCACCCACTACCGCGGGCGCTTCTTCTCCATGTACGGGAGCAACCCGTATGGCCTGCTGACGTGGCGCTTCGACCGGGAACAGGCGGGGCTGGGCGTGCTGGGCGACATCATGTCCCACGTGGTGGACATGGCCCACATGCTGGCCGGCCCCATCCGCCGGGTGGTCAGCCGCCGCCACACCTTCATCACCGAGCGGCCCCTGCCCCGGCCCGCCGCCGGGGGCACCCACTTTGCCGTGGGCCAGCCCGACGATCCCAAAGGGCCGGTGACCAACGAGGACTACGTCAGCGCCCTGGTGGAATTCGAGAACGGCGCCCAGGGCACCCTGGAGAGCTGCCGGGTCATCTTCGGCCCCAAGTGCGAGATGGCCTTTGAGCTCAACGGCACCCGCGGCGCAGCCCGGTGGAACTTTGAGCGGATGAACGAATTGGAGCTATACTTGCCCGAGGGCACCCAGGCCCACGACGGCTATACCCGCCTGCTGGCCGGACCCGGCTTCCCGTTCCACGGCCGTTTCAACCCGGGGGACGGCATCGGCATCGGCTATGAGGATCTGAAAGCCATCGAGGCCTATCAGTTCCTGCAGGCGGTGGTGGAGGGCACCCCCCGCCCCCCCGGCTTCCGGGAAGCCCTCCAGCTGGCCAGCGTCCAGGCGGCCATGGTACGCTCCTGGGAGAGCGGCACCTGGGAAGAGGTGGTCAGCCTGGAACGCCAGGAGCCGGCCTGA
- a CDS encoding NAD-dependent succinate-semialdehyde dehydrogenase, giving the protein MALESINPATGEVVARYEEMKPQQVEEILQQAHQAFQSWRRTPFARRADLLREAARVLRGRAQEYARLMALEMGKPVRDGRAEVEKCAWACEYYAEKGEAFLAPELVETDASKSYVSYQPLGVVLAVMPWNFPFWQVIRFAAPGLMAGNVGVLKHASNVSGCALALEELFREAGFPENTFRTLLVSSKQVEAIIENRHVMAVTLTGSTPAGRAVAARAGAMLKKTVLELGGSDPYVVLEDADLAAAVETCVAGRMINGGQSCIAAKRFIVVDAVREEFQARVVEQMASYQPGDPLDEATRMGPLARVDLRDELHAQVQESIRQGARCLLGGEVPPGPGAYYPPTVLADVGPGMPAYHEELFGPVATIIAARDETDAIRIANDTAFGLGAAVFTRDVARGERIAREELQAGSCFVNAFVKSDPRLPFGGVKESGYGRELSYHGIREFVNVKTVWIR; this is encoded by the coding sequence ATGGCTCTTGAATCGATCAACCCGGCGACGGGCGAGGTGGTGGCGCGCTACGAGGAGATGAAGCCGCAGCAGGTGGAAGAGATCCTCCAGCAGGCCCACCAGGCGTTCCAGTCCTGGCGCCGGACGCCCTTCGCCCGGCGGGCGGACTTGCTCCGGGAGGCAGCCCGGGTGTTGCGGGGGCGGGCTCAGGAGTATGCCCGCCTCATGGCCCTGGAGATGGGCAAGCCGGTGCGGGATGGCCGGGCCGAGGTGGAGAAGTGCGCGTGGGCCTGCGAGTACTACGCGGAGAAGGGTGAAGCGTTCCTGGCGCCCGAGCTGGTGGAGACCGACGCCAGCAAGAGCTACGTGAGCTATCAGCCCCTGGGCGTGGTGCTGGCCGTGATGCCCTGGAATTTCCCCTTCTGGCAGGTGATCCGCTTTGCTGCGCCAGGGCTCATGGCCGGCAATGTGGGCGTCCTCAAACATGCCTCCAACGTCTCCGGCTGTGCCCTTGCCCTGGAGGAGCTCTTCCGGGAAGCCGGCTTCCCGGAAAACACTTTCCGCACCTTGCTGGTGAGCAGCAAACAGGTGGAGGCCATCATCGAAAACCGCCACGTGATGGCTGTGACCCTCACCGGGAGCACGCCGGCTGGCCGGGCTGTGGCCGCCAGGGCCGGCGCCATGCTCAAAAAGACGGTGCTGGAGCTGGGAGGCAGCGACCCGTACGTGGTGCTGGAGGACGCCGACCTGGCCGCCGCGGTGGAGACCTGTGTGGCCGGCCGGATGATCAACGGCGGCCAGAGCTGCATCGCGGCCAAACGCTTCATCGTGGTGGACGCCGTGCGGGAAGAGTTCCAGGCCCGGGTGGTGGAACAGATGGCCAGCTACCAGCCCGGCGATCCCCTGGACGAGGCCACCCGCATGGGGCCCCTGGCCCGGGTAGACCTGCGGGACGAACTCCACGCCCAGGTCCAGGAGAGCATCCGCCAGGGCGCCCGCTGTCTGCTGGGCGGGGAGGTGCCGCCGGGCCCCGGCGCCTACTACCCACCCACGGTGCTGGCGGATGTGGGACCCGGCATGCCGGCCTACCACGAGGAGCTCTTCGGCCCGGTGGCCACCATCATCGCTGCCCGGGACGAAACGGACGCCATTCGCATCGCCAATGACACTGCCTTCGGCCTGGGCGCGGCTGTCTTCACCCGGGACGTGGCCCGGGGAGAGCGCATCGCCCGGGAGGAGCTCCAGGCGGGCTCCTGCTTCGTCAACGCCTTCGTCAAGTCCGACCCCCGGCTGCCCTTCGGCGGGGTGAAGGAGAGCGGCTACGGCCGGGAGCTCTCCTACCACGGCATCCGGGAGTTCGTGAACGTGAAGACCGTCTGGATCCGGTGA
- a CDS encoding BON domain-containing protein, with the protein MYELDLNLGARVLCNDTAGGRLLKVAVDPETHQVTDLIVERGMLLKHSRVVPISTLVGTTPEGILLDVSEAQLEDFTEYGETEISEPASEGGRYVSASGVAPGFGPLPAEPVMVRRRVRTGVSSDRVVLGRDTKVENLHKTIGHLDHVLIHPQSREITHLVIRRGLIPQRLVLPVEQVEDFYEDEIFTSISNDELDRLPRYSPPEEAGPALVEHLLTPEGSATGTPEPTSVVARVQAALSRDPRTQNAVIEVIDDRGVIILQGDVQSPEMRQAAEEVAAAQPGVTSVVNELMVIRS; encoded by the coding sequence ATGTACGAGCTTGACCTGAACTTGGGCGCACGGGTGTTGTGCAACGACACCGCGGGCGGCAGGTTGTTGAAAGTGGCCGTGGATCCAGAGACCCATCAGGTCACCGACCTGATCGTGGAACGGGGCATGCTCCTCAAGCACAGCCGGGTCGTGCCCATCTCCACCCTGGTCGGGACGACGCCAGAGGGTATCTTGCTGGATGTGAGCGAGGCCCAGCTGGAGGATTTCACCGAGTACGGAGAGACCGAGATCAGCGAGCCTGCCAGTGAAGGCGGCCGCTATGTCTCCGCCAGCGGGGTGGCCCCGGGTTTTGGACCACTGCCGGCAGAACCGGTCATGGTACGCAGGCGAGTCCGCACGGGCGTCTCCTCGGATCGGGTGGTGTTGGGGCGGGACACCAAGGTGGAGAACCTGCACAAGACCATCGGCCATCTGGATCACGTCCTGATCCATCCCCAGAGCCGGGAGATCACCCACCTGGTCATCCGCCGGGGGTTGATCCCGCAGCGGCTGGTGCTCCCCGTGGAGCAGGTGGAGGATTTCTACGAAGATGAGATCTTCACTTCCATCTCCAACGACGAGCTGGACCGGCTGCCTCGCTACTCGCCCCCGGAAGAAGCCGGACCGGCCCTGGTGGAGCACCTGCTTACACCGGAGGGCTCCGCCACAGGCACGCCGGAGCCCACCAGCGTGGTGGCCAGGGTCCAGGCTGCCCTCAGCCGGGATCCCCGCACCCAAAACGCGGTGATCGAGGTCATCGACGACCGGGGAGTGATCATCCTCCAGGGCGACGTGCAGAGCCCCGAAATGCGCCAGGCAGCCGAGGAGGTTGCCGCCGCCCAGCCCGGCGTCACATCGGTAGTCAATGAGCTGATGGTGATCCGAAGCTGA
- a CDS encoding CoA-acylating methylmalonate-semialdehyde dehydrogenase — translation MSTNGQLLNFINGQWQRSSASQYLDVTNPATARVMTRVPLSPAAEVDAAVQAGLQAFTEWRRTPVTDRIQYLFKLKNLLEEHLDEIARTITNECGKTYAESVGEMRRGIENVEVACGAPSLMQGYNNEDIARGIDEHMIRQPLGVVAAITPFNFPGMIPLWFMPYALATGNCFILKPSEKVPMTSQKLFELLEAAGFPPGVVQLVNGSKETVDALLDHPGIKAISFVGSTPVAKYVYSRAAANGKRAQCQGGAKNPVVIMPDADMDAATRIMADSAFGCAGQRCLAASVAITVGEARDIFTEQIADAAASRKVGYGLDEGVEMGPVITRESKARIESLITKGEQEGARVLVDGRGKQVSGYEEGFWVFPTVLDSVNPEGEIARTEIFGPVLSLMHARDIDEAIELVNKRPYGNMACIFTSSGATARQFRYEVDAGNVGINIGVAAPMAFFPFSGWNESFFGDLHAQGRHGVEFYTQTKVVVERWPREWSRKF, via the coding sequence ATGAGCACCAATGGACAGCTTCTCAACTTTATCAACGGACAGTGGCAGCGCTCCAGCGCCAGCCAGTACCTGGACGTGACCAACCCGGCCACCGCCCGGGTCATGACCCGGGTGCCCCTTTCCCCCGCCGCCGAAGTGGACGCGGCGGTCCAGGCCGGGCTGCAGGCTTTCACCGAGTGGCGGCGGACGCCGGTCACCGACCGGATCCAGTACCTGTTTAAGCTGAAGAACCTGTTGGAAGAACACCTGGACGAGATCGCCCGCACCATCACCAACGAGTGCGGCAAGACCTACGCGGAGAGCGTGGGGGAGATGCGCCGGGGCATCGAGAATGTGGAAGTGGCCTGCGGCGCGCCCAGCCTGATGCAGGGCTACAACAACGAGGACATCGCCCGGGGCATCGATGAGCACATGATCCGGCAGCCCCTGGGCGTGGTGGCGGCCATTACCCCCTTCAACTTCCCCGGCATGATCCCCCTCTGGTTCATGCCCTACGCGCTGGCCACGGGCAACTGCTTCATCCTGAAACCCAGCGAAAAGGTGCCCATGACCAGCCAGAAGCTCTTCGAGCTCCTGGAGGCGGCGGGCTTCCCGCCCGGCGTGGTGCAACTGGTCAACGGCAGCAAGGAAACGGTGGACGCGCTGCTGGATCACCCGGGCATCAAAGCCATCAGCTTCGTGGGCTCCACGCCGGTGGCCAAGTACGTCTACAGCCGGGCCGCGGCCAACGGCAAGCGCGCCCAGTGCCAGGGCGGCGCCAAGAACCCGGTGGTCATCATGCCGGACGCCGACATGGACGCGGCCACCCGCATCATGGCCGATTCCGCCTTCGGCTGCGCAGGCCAGCGCTGCCTGGCTGCCTCGGTGGCCATCACCGTGGGGGAAGCTCGGGACATCTTCACCGAGCAGATCGCCGACGCCGCGGCCAGCCGCAAGGTGGGCTACGGCCTGGACGAAGGGGTGGAGATGGGGCCGGTCATCACCCGGGAGAGCAAGGCCCGCATCGAAAGCCTCATCACCAAAGGCGAGCAGGAAGGTGCCCGGGTGCTGGTGGACGGCCGGGGCAAACAGGTGAGCGGCTATGAGGAGGGCTTCTGGGTCTTCCCCACCGTGCTGGACAGCGTCAACCCAGAGGGGGAAATCGCCCGCACCGAGATCTTTGGGCCGGTGCTCAGCCTGATGCATGCCCGGGACATCGACGAGGCTATCGAGCTGGTCAACAAGCGGCCCTACGGCAACATGGCCTGCATCTTCACCAGCAGCGGCGCCACCGCCCGCCAGTTCCGCTACGAGGTGGACGCGGGCAACGTGGGCATCAACATCGGCGTGGCCGCCCCCATGGCCTTCTTCCCCTTCAGCGGCTGGAACGAGAGCTTCTTCGGCGACCTCCACGCCCAGGGGCGCCACGGCGTCGAGTTCTACACCCAGACCAAGGTGGTGGTGGAACGCTGGCCGCGCGAGTGGAGCCGGAAGTTTTGA
- a CDS encoding CapA family protein, translating to MSNTSLARKLTVLASALMILAGIALAIWSLTHIPHTPGNRPVQAAAGPGDDGLAALLAPRATPTATPPASSPPATVAREGTPIVLVLDPALPPTVRSAVDQVVSGYVNVLTTTVPADTPSVTLSLEPEASDGTAGRPIYRLFFAAATRFDVVEPDITWAELEAAWQGEDERFQAVAVLTQTIPALSQILAGPGPTVQGYATVEQLREATWGSTPTLALLPFELLEPRLAVLAVDGQNPVENAHHFDPEAYPLVATVYAHIHPVTPAQGRAIDALFAQMAPANRDPDRLTVVAMTGVTAMTRLTAAQMDRYGYDWPAAIVGPELASADITAISNEVPFVPGCETNTDLDNLVFCSKPEYMEALTASGVDIVGLTGNHQNDYGVEAALQSLAIYAEAGLPVYGGGENREAAFAPLYIEHNGNRLAFLGANSYGPPSAWATDSRPGSAPFDLNIMSATIRNIKEQGRADVVFAELQYQESYDVQPLWEQRQDFSALVRAGADVVTGVQSHVPQAIQFLNGRLILYGLGNLFFDQMWSETTRQGLIVKHTIYQGRHISTRLLPTVLEDYGQPRWATPEEREVILQRVFTASGW from the coding sequence ATGTCCAACACATCCCTGGCTCGCAAACTGACTGTTCTGGCCAGTGCGCTCATGATCCTGGCCGGCATCGCGCTGGCCATCTGGTCCCTGACCCACATCCCCCATACACCGGGCAACCGGCCGGTCCAGGCGGCCGCCGGCCCCGGGGATGACGGGCTGGCCGCGCTGCTGGCCCCCCGAGCAACGCCCACCGCAACGCCGCCGGCGTCCTCCCCGCCTGCCACCGTGGCCAGGGAGGGCACCCCCATCGTCCTGGTTCTGGATCCGGCGCTGCCGCCCACCGTCCGCAGCGCAGTGGACCAGGTGGTGAGCGGCTATGTCAACGTGCTCACGACCACCGTACCGGCTGACACGCCCAGCGTCACCCTGAGCCTGGAGCCAGAGGCCAGCGACGGCACCGCGGGGCGCCCCATCTACCGCCTCTTCTTCGCCGCGGCCACCCGCTTCGACGTGGTCGAGCCCGACATCACCTGGGCCGAGCTGGAGGCGGCCTGGCAGGGGGAGGACGAACGCTTCCAGGCGGTGGCCGTGCTCACCCAGACCATCCCTGCCTTGAGCCAGATCCTGGCCGGGCCGGGCCCCACCGTTCAGGGGTACGCCACGGTGGAACAGCTGCGGGAGGCCACCTGGGGCAGCACCCCCACCCTGGCCCTCCTCCCCTTCGAGTTGCTGGAGCCACGGCTGGCCGTCCTGGCCGTGGACGGTCAAAACCCGGTGGAAAATGCCCACCACTTCGATCCAGAAGCCTATCCCCTGGTGGCTACGGTCTACGCCCACATCCACCCCGTCACCCCGGCCCAGGGCCGGGCCATCGACGCCCTCTTCGCCCAGATGGCCCCCGCCAACCGGGACCCGGATCGGCTGACTGTGGTGGCCATGACCGGCGTCACCGCCATGACCCGGCTGACCGCGGCCCAGATGGATCGCTACGGCTATGACTGGCCCGCGGCCATCGTCGGACCAGAGCTGGCCAGCGCCGACATCACGGCCATCAGCAACGAGGTCCCCTTCGTGCCCGGCTGCGAAACCAACACCGACCTGGACAACCTGGTCTTCTGCAGCAAGCCGGAGTACATGGAGGCCCTCACTGCCTCGGGGGTGGACATCGTGGGCCTGACCGGCAACCACCAGAACGACTACGGCGTGGAAGCGGCCCTCCAGTCCCTGGCCATCTATGCCGAGGCGGGCCTGCCCGTCTACGGCGGCGGCGAAAACCGGGAAGCCGCCTTTGCCCCCCTCTACATCGAACACAACGGCAACCGCCTGGCCTTTCTGGGCGCCAACAGCTATGGCCCGCCGTCCGCCTGGGCCACCGACTCCCGACCGGGCAGCGCGCCCTTCGACCTGAACATCATGTCCGCCACCATCCGCAACATCAAGGAACAGGGTCGGGCCGACGTGGTCTTCGCCGAACTGCAGTACCAGGAGAGCTACGACGTCCAACCCCTGTGGGAACAGCGACAGGACTTCTCGGCCCTGGTGCGGGCCGGCGCCGACGTGGTGACCGGCGTCCAGAGCCACGTCCCCCAGGCCATCCAGTTCCTGAACGGCCGGCTCATCCTCTACGGCCTGGGCAACCTCTTCTTCGACCAGATGTGGAGCGAGACCACCCGCCAGGGGCTGATCGTGAAGCACACCATCTACCAGGGGCGCCACATCAGCACCCGCCTGCTGCCCACGGTGCTGGAGGATTACGGCCAGCCCCGCTGGGCCACGCCGGAGGAGCGGGAAGTGATCCTTCAACGGGTCTTCACCGCCAGCGGCTGGTGA
- a CDS encoding MFS transporter, producing MVAAYWSTLRLFNRNVLLYLGATALLGFAVDGGVYAVIFNLYLLRLGFGPEFIGQVNSAGLFVFAVACLPAGALGGRWGSRPLLLVGMALMGLGAWLSALAELAAPGAPGGWLLVANMVVYLGMALYYTNAAPFIMEATTPAERNHLFSMQTAVLALAGFTGSLLGGFLPRLFALATGIPQEEPAPYRFPLFLTACLLLPALWALWQTRLAPPPGLSQAEGPGPVSPWLPRHRLARMGSSLLGLMLALIWIRFLQVAGVGAATTFFNVYMDQALQVKTAQIGLLTALGRLSAVPAALFTPILMQRWGAPQTVILASGATVLGLLPLAIGGHWAMAGLGFIGVAAASSIRYPAYMAFTMELVPPQWRATLSGAGEMAGGLSFAAMALVGGYVIAHYGYPPLFLLSAGLAFLGTVTFWRYFRDR from the coding sequence ATGGTCGCTGCCTACTGGAGCACGCTGCGCCTTTTCAACCGCAACGTGCTGCTCTACCTGGGTGCCACCGCGTTGCTGGGTTTTGCCGTGGATGGCGGTGTGTATGCCGTCATCTTCAACCTGTATCTGTTGCGCCTGGGCTTTGGGCCAGAATTCATCGGCCAGGTCAACTCGGCTGGCCTCTTCGTCTTTGCCGTGGCCTGTCTGCCGGCAGGGGCCCTGGGTGGGCGGTGGGGAAGCCGTCCCCTGCTCCTCGTCGGCATGGCACTGATGGGGCTGGGGGCCTGGCTCAGCGCCCTGGCAGAGCTGGCTGCTCCCGGGGCGCCGGGCGGCTGGCTATTGGTGGCCAACATGGTGGTTTACCTGGGGATGGCCCTCTACTACACCAATGCAGCCCCCTTCATCATGGAAGCCACCACACCCGCCGAGCGCAACCATCTCTTTTCCATGCAGACCGCGGTGCTGGCGCTGGCCGGCTTCACCGGCAGCCTGCTGGGGGGCTTCCTGCCCCGCCTCTTTGCCCTGGCCACCGGGATTCCCCAGGAGGAGCCTGCCCCCTACCGCTTTCCCCTGTTTCTGACGGCCTGTCTGCTCCTGCCCGCCCTGTGGGCCCTGTGGCAGACGCGCCTGGCGCCCCCACCGGGGCTCTCCCAGGCCGAGGGGCCTGGGCCGGTATCCCCGTGGCTGCCCCGCCATCGGCTGGCCCGCATGGGGTCTTCCTTGTTGGGATTGATGCTCGCCCTCATCTGGATTCGGTTTCTGCAGGTGGCCGGGGTGGGCGCGGCCACCACCTTCTTCAATGTCTACATGGATCAGGCTCTGCAGGTGAAGACCGCCCAGATCGGCCTGCTCACGGCCCTGGGACGCCTGTCCGCGGTGCCGGCGGCCCTGTTCACCCCCATCCTGATGCAGCGCTGGGGCGCACCCCAGACGGTGATCCTGGCCTCGGGGGCGACGGTGCTGGGACTGCTCCCCCTGGCCATCGGCGGCCACTGGGCCATGGCGGGTCTGGGCTTTATCGGCGTGGCGGCGGCTTCGTCCATCCGCTACCCGGCCTACATGGCGTTTACCATGGAGCTGGTGCCTCCCCAATGGCGGGCTACCCTCTCCGGTGCCGGGGAGATGGCCGGCGGCCTCAGCTTTGCCGCCATGGCCCTGGTCGGCGGGTACGTGATCGCCCACTACGGCTACCCGCCTTTGTTTCTGCTCAGTGCCGGCCTGGCGTTCCTGGGCACTGTCACCTTCTGGCGCTATTTTCGGGATCGATGA
- a CDS encoding sugar phosphate isomerase/epimerase family protein, producing MGTILVGNAPCSWGTLEFEGLPQQPIGYQQMLDELAETGYTGTELGDWGFMPTEPELLQEELASRQLHLTGAYVGFPLRDPVSHKPGEAVALRTARLLAAVADALGQPVRPFLVLADANGTDPVRTAHAGRVTPAMGMSEAEWEIFAQGANRIARAVAAETGLTTVFHPHCAGFVETPAEIERLLKLTDPVLLGLVFDTGHYAFGAGGCATLLEALDRFADRIRYIHFKDCSQERLEQARREEWDYFTAVRHGIFCELGQGCVDFPGVLAWLRAHDYQGYITVEQDVLPGMGTPKESAARNRAYLRSIGL from the coding sequence ATGGGCACCATCCTCGTCGGCAACGCGCCCTGTTCCTGGGGAACCCTGGAATTCGAAGGCCTCCCGCAACAGCCCATCGGCTACCAGCAGATGCTGGATGAGCTGGCCGAAACCGGCTACACCGGCACGGAGCTGGGCGACTGGGGATTCATGCCCACGGAGCCGGAACTGCTCCAGGAGGAGCTGGCCTCCCGCCAGCTACATCTGACCGGCGCCTACGTGGGCTTCCCCCTGCGGGATCCGGTCAGCCACAAGCCGGGGGAGGCCGTGGCCCTGCGCACGGCCCGGCTCCTGGCGGCCGTGGCCGACGCCCTGGGCCAGCCGGTGCGCCCCTTTTTGGTGCTGGCCGACGCCAACGGCACCGACCCGGTGCGCACGGCCCACGCGGGCCGGGTGACGCCGGCCATGGGCATGAGCGAGGCTGAGTGGGAGATCTTTGCCCAGGGCGCCAACCGCATCGCCCGGGCCGTCGCGGCCGAGACCGGCCTGACCACCGTCTTTCACCCCCACTGCGCCGGCTTTGTGGAAACCCCCGCGGAGATCGAGCGGCTGCTGAAACTGACGGACCCAGTCTTGCTGGGGCTGGTCTTCGACACCGGCCACTACGCGTTCGGCGCCGGCGGCTGCGCCACCCTGCTGGAGGCCCTGGACCGCTTCGCCGATCGCATCCGCTACATCCATTTCAAGGACTGCAGCCAGGAACGGCTGGAGCAGGCCCGCCGGGAGGAGTGGGACTACTTCACGGCCGTCCGCCACGGCATTTTCTGTGAGCTGGGCCAGGGCTGCGTGGACTTCCCCGGGGTGTTGGCCTGGCTGCGCGCCCACGACTACCAGGGCTACATCACCGTGGAGCAGGATGTGCTGCCCGGCATGGGCACGCCCAAGGAGAGCGCGGCCCGCAATCGGGCCTACCTCCGCTCCATCGGCCTGTAG
- the iolG gene encoding inositol 2-dehydrogenase — protein MSNSLNLGLIGVGRIGRMHAEHLAHRIPKANLIAVADVIEEAAQEVARRLRVPTAVQDYRRLLEDPAIEAVVICSATHTHAQIIQEAAAAGKHIFCEKPIDHDLAKIDQALDAVARAGVKLQIGFNRRFDANYARVRQAIADGEIGAPHLMHIISRDPAPPPLSYIQVSGGIFLDMTIHDFDMARFLMGCEATEVYTAAGVLVDPQIGQAGDLDTALITLKFENGAMGVIDNSRQAVYGYDQRVEVLGSKGSVATANNYPNTAVVSTAGQVRRDPPLYFFLERYIDSYVAEMNAFVEAVLQDRPTPVNGRDGRIPVIMGLAARRSYDENRPVRLAEIAPL, from the coding sequence ATGAGCAACAGCCTGAACCTGGGCCTCATCGGCGTCGGCCGCATCGGCCGCATGCACGCCGAGCACCTGGCCCACCGCATTCCCAAAGCCAACCTGATCGCCGTGGCCGACGTGATCGAGGAGGCCGCCCAGGAGGTGGCCCGCCGCCTGCGGGTGCCCACCGCGGTCCAGGACTACCGTCGCCTGTTGGAGGACCCGGCCATCGAGGCCGTGGTGATCTGCTCTGCCACCCATACCCACGCCCAGATCATCCAGGAAGCCGCGGCCGCGGGCAAGCACATCTTCTGTGAAAAACCCATCGACCACGACCTGGCCAAAATCGACCAGGCGTTGGACGCGGTGGCCAGGGCCGGGGTGAAGCTCCAGATCGGCTTCAACCGGCGCTTTGACGCCAACTACGCCCGGGTCCGCCAGGCCATCGCCGACGGGGAGATCGGCGCGCCTCACCTGATGCACATCATCAGCCGGGATCCGGCGCCGCCTCCCCTGAGCTACATCCAGGTCTCCGGCGGCATCTTCCTGGACATGACCATCCACGACTTCGACATGGCCCGCTTCCTCATGGGCTGCGAGGCCACGGAAGTCTACACGGCAGCCGGCGTCCTGGTGGATCCCCAGATCGGCCAGGCGGGCGACCTGGACACGGCCCTCATCACCCTGAAGTTTGAAAACGGCGCCATGGGCGTCATCGACAACAGCCGCCAGGCCGTCTACGGCTACGACCAGCGGGTGGAGGTGCTGGGCAGCAAGGGAAGCGTCGCCACCGCCAACAACTACCCCAACACCGCGGTGGTGAGCACTGCCGGCCAGGTGCGGCGAGATCCGCCCCTCTACTTCTTTCTGGAGCGCTACATCGACAGCTACGTGGCCGAGATGAACGCCTTCGTGGAGGCGGTGCTGCAGGACCGGCCCACCCCGGTCAACGGCCGTGACGGCCGCATTCCCGTGATCATGGGGCTGGCGGCCCGCCGCTCGTACGACGAGAACCGCCCGGTCCGGCTGGCGGAAATCGCGCCCCTCTGA
- a CDS encoding DsbA family protein, giving the protein MAKTATRRTSKVRRRSKNQNAIGYWIIGISAAVVILVIALAALNSRQSVAEITPPDVPAEWVNGTSLGNPDAPVTVQMWEDFLCPHCRQWTEQIKPQLMEAYVKTGQVKLEYHFFPLQSFAPGSEMAAMAGMCAADQNAFWPYHDRLFQAQDRGQAGYLLDALVQYADELGLDSRAFLQCMSSQKYRTAVQESANQAIALGFTGTPSIMINGQQVENPFDYNGLAAEIDRLLAASGSN; this is encoded by the coding sequence ATGGCCAAAACAGCGACGAGACGTACCAGCAAGGTGCGTCGGCGCAGCAAAAATCAAAACGCCATCGGCTACTGGATCATCGGCATCTCCGCGGCAGTGGTGATCCTGGTCATCGCCCTGGCCGCCCTGAACAGCCGCCAGTCGGTGGCAGAAATCACCCCGCCGGACGTGCCGGCCGAGTGGGTCAACGGCACCAGCCTGGGGAACCCGGACGCGCCGGTGACCGTTCAAATGTGGGAAGATTTTCTGTGTCCCCACTGTCGCCAGTGGACTGAGCAGATCAAGCCCCAGTTGATGGAGGCCTACGTGAAGACAGGCCAGGTGAAGCTGGAATATCATTTCTTCCCCCTGCAGAGCTTCGCACCGGGCTCGGAAATGGCCGCCATGGCGGGCATGTGCGCCGCCGACCAGAACGCCTTCTGGCCCTACCACGACCGCCTCTTCCAGGCCCAGGATCGAGGCCAGGCCGGCTATCTGCTGGATGCCCTGGTCCAGTACGCGGATGAATTGGGGCTGGACAGCCGGGCCTTCCTCCAGTGCATGAGCAGCCAGAAGTATCGCACCGCCGTGCAGGAGTCGGCCAACCAGGCCATCGCCCTGGGCTTCACCGGGACGCCGTCCATCATGATCAACGGTCAGCAGGTGGAGAACCCCTTCGATTACAACGGGCTGGCCGCGGAGATTGATCGGCTGCTGGCAGCCAGTGGGAGCAATTGA